In Acidimicrobiales bacterium, the following proteins share a genomic window:
- a CDS encoding tyrosine-type recombinase/integrase produces the protein MAWRVDEFEQSLTALAAATKEAYGRDVRDFAAWAERVPLPGPEAVDRRVLRRYLAYLGTRRYARRTIARKASSLRRYFAWLRRTGAIAADPAAGLSAPKGDARLPHVLRREEVAALLDDPPAKVDGDDDAVRLRDDAVLELLYGSGLRVAELCGIDLGDVDLRRHAVRVLGKGSRTRQVPLGEPAAEALAGWVERGRPAMVTEATPPDALFLNRRGRRLGPRDVRRLLDRRSPVPTHPHALRHTFATHLLDGGADLRAVQELLGHADLATTQLYTHVSRERLRSVVESSHPRG, from the coding sequence GTGGCGTGGCGGGTCGACGAGTTCGAGCAGTCGCTGACGGCGCTCGCGGCAGCGACCAAGGAGGCCTACGGGCGCGACGTCCGGGACTTCGCGGCCTGGGCCGAGCGCGTCCCGCTCCCGGGCCCCGAGGCCGTCGACCGCCGGGTCCTCCGTCGCTACCTCGCCTACCTCGGCACCCGGCGGTACGCACGGCGGACGATCGCCCGCAAGGCGTCCTCGCTGCGGCGCTACTTCGCCTGGCTGCGGCGCACGGGCGCGATCGCCGCCGACCCGGCCGCCGGCCTCTCGGCGCCCAAGGGCGACGCCCGCCTGCCCCACGTCCTGCGCAGGGAGGAGGTCGCCGCCCTCCTGGACGACCCGCCGGCGAAGGTCGACGGCGACGACGACGCCGTGCGCCTCCGGGACGACGCCGTCCTCGAGCTGCTCTACGGCAGCGGCCTGCGGGTCGCCGAGCTGTGCGGGATCGACCTGGGCGACGTCGACCTCCGCCGCCACGCCGTCCGCGTCCTCGGGAAGGGGAGCCGGACGCGGCAGGTGCCGCTCGGCGAGCCGGCCGCCGAGGCGCTGGCCGGGTGGGTCGAGCGGGGCCGCCCGGCGATGGTCACCGAGGCCACGCCGCCAGACGCGCTGTTCCTCAACCGCAGGGGCCGCCGGCTCGGGCCGAGGGACGTCCGGCGCCTCCTCGACCGCCGCTCACCGGTCCCCACCCACCCCCACGCGCTCCGCCACACCTTCGCCACCCACCTGCTCGACGGGGGCGCCGACCTCCGCGCCGTTCAAGAGCTGCTCGGCCACGCCGATCTGGCTACCACGCAGCTCTACACGCACGTCAGCAGGGAGCGGCTACGGTCCGTGGTTGAAAGCTCACACCCTCGTGGTTAG
- a CDS encoding Pvc16 family protein: MIRDADVGIREWLAPALDGADVSFEAPTVAAEGRGVSVHLLDLLDAPPHRGPDRPPVQVALRYLLTAWAPTAEERHDLLGAAIVAAADQPTVDLDLAPVAPELWQALGVAPQPCVRLRVVARSARPVAPAPPVRQPLVLRAAGATRLDGTVIGPGDAGLAGALVELPSLARSTTTDGAGRFSFARVPDAPATTVLVARAKGREVAVRVAVGPDPVVVHLDPLGG; this comes from the coding sequence TTGATCCGCGACGCCGACGTCGGGATCCGGGAGTGGCTGGCGCCGGCGCTCGACGGTGCCGACGTCTCCTTCGAGGCGCCGACCGTCGCCGCCGAGGGCCGGGGCGTGTCCGTCCACCTCCTCGACCTCCTCGACGCGCCCCCGCACCGCGGTCCCGACCGCCCGCCGGTGCAGGTCGCGCTGCGCTACCTGCTGACCGCCTGGGCGCCGACGGCCGAGGAGCGCCACGACCTGCTCGGCGCGGCGATCGTCGCCGCCGCCGACCAGCCCACCGTCGACCTCGACCTCGCACCGGTGGCGCCCGAGCTGTGGCAGGCGCTCGGCGTCGCGCCCCAGCCCTGCGTGCGCCTCCGGGTCGTCGCCCGCTCGGCCCGGCCGGTCGCCCCGGCCCCGCCCGTCCGCCAGCCGCTCGTGCTCCGCGCCGCCGGCGCCACCCGGCTCGACGGCACCGTGATCGGCCCGGGCGACGCCGGGCTGGCCGGCGCCCTCGTCGAGCTGCCGTCGCTCGCCCGGTCGACGACGACCGACGGCGCCGGCCGGTTCTCGTTCGCCAGGGTGCCCGACGCGCCCGCCACGACCGTCCTCGTCGCCCGGGCCAAGGGACGCGAGGTGGCCGTGCGGGTCGCCGTCGGCCCCGATCCCGTCGTCGTCCACCTCGACCCACTCGGAGGCTGA